Proteins from a genomic interval of Crassostrea angulata isolate pt1a10 chromosome 7, ASM2561291v2, whole genome shotgun sequence:
- the LOC128191566 gene encoding cholecystokinin receptor type A-like, translating into MLTRKVSSNHRAMDNDTILSDKLDKWNSDLARGLTPNNVILSLYISTGLLENSTVILIYGFKMKGNKEERYFIPFLATADFWASLVCGSFGIALNMMQAQFNNNSLCKAWWFFASYTTFCSIFLLLIIAIHRYLKICRPQRKQMTLKWKRFAMCLVLIIAFALSAPMTYFYGSVSFKNEKENIVGLRCSRLKTTHKLASQIFGGIAVLTIIIVIFSFICLYLRIGYTIIKHFKYSKTQKTYNNTEKPRQNNKRKGVNSCSNGRLRNMDTDLKSLSSNEEVLAASRTGDAKQSVFMTCAKRRKQNRRVVHKITLVFMLITVIFLICYIPKVIIMLLEARNARFWEEFSDSGRAGVLFLYRFFIINNIINPVIYAFMDKKFSRKVKLLCKICS; encoded by the coding sequence ATGCTTACCAGGAAGGTATCTTCAAATCATCGGGCAATGGATAACGACACAATTCTATCGGACAAATTAGACAAATGGAACAGTGACCTAGCCAGAGGACTGACTCCCAACAATGTCATCCTATCACTTTACATATCCACAGGTCTCCTAGAAAACTCAACAGTGATTCTTATCTACGGCTTCAAAATGAAAGGAAACAAAGAAGAACGATATTTTATCCCGTTTCTTGCGACTGCAGACTTTTGGGCTTCCCTCGTTTGTGGCTCATTCGGAATTGCTCTTAATATGATGCAGGCACAGTTCAACAACAATAGTTTGTGTAAAGCCTGGTGGTTTTTCGCGTCCTACACAACATTTTGTTCAATCTTTTTACTCTTGATCATTGCCATTCATCgatatttaaagatttgcaGACcgcaaagaaaacaaatgacATTGAAATGGAAACGTTTTGCTATGTGCCTGGTTTTGATTATAGCATTTGCTCTCTCGGCTCCAATGACCTATTTCTATGGTTCAGTCTCTTTTAAAAACGAAAAAGAAAACATCGTTGGACTTAGATGTAGTAGATTGAAAACCACCCATAAATTAGCATCGCAGATATTTGGAGGCATCGCTGTACTCACTATAATTATAGTTATATTTTCCTTCATTTGTTTGTACTTGAGGATAGGATATACCATTATCAAACACTTTAAATACAGCAAGACACAGAAAACTTACAACAACACAGAGAAACCAAGACAGAACAACAAAAGGAAAGGTGTAAATTCATGTAGTAATGGACGCCTGAGAAATATGGACACTGATCTAAAATCCTTGAGTAGCAACGAAGAAGTACTTGCAGCAAGCAGAACTGGAGATGCAAAACAAAGCGTGTTCATGACATGTGCAAAGCGAAGAAAGCAGAACAGGAGAGTTGTGCACAAAATTACTCTTGTTTTTATGCTAATAACTGTTATCTTTCTAATTTGTTATATTCCGAAAGTAATAATCATGTTGTTAGAAGCGAGAAATGCTAGATTCTGGGAGGAGTTTTCGGATTCAGGTAGAGCTGGTGTTCTTTTCCTGTACAGATTTTTCATAATCAACAACATCATAAATCCAGTTATTTATGCGTTCATGGACAAAAAGTTCTCAAGAAAAGTAAAATTGTTATGCAAAATATGTTCGTaa